A genomic window from Silene latifolia isolate original U9 population chromosome 11, ASM4854445v1, whole genome shotgun sequence includes:
- the LOC141610786 gene encoding GDSL esterase/lipase At4g10955: MAEILEEHKVEEIVIATTTMEVAQGSNNGGINNNNNINNGVEAHPFAFHVSGPRNFSSPTWRDILKSSWKDGNYKRTVMACFIQAAYLLELDRQENRPAETALAPKWWLPFKYKLTQTLIDERDGSIFGAILEWDRSAAFADYIFLRPSGAPKAVLALRGTLLKSCTIRRDLTDDLRFLAWESLKGSVRFKIAFDALKSLADRYGSGNVCIAGHSLGAGFALQIGKGLAKEGIFVEAHLFNPPSVSLAMSLRNIGEKAGAVWKRFRSMLPSGTEVGTTPLLEDPNKMSAPGLNKWVPHLYVNNSDYVCCYYADPTRNGGEVDNNTNSGGKENVGPVSGTNISAKLFVLSKGNQKFLDAHRLDQWWADDLELQTVINNSKLISKQLKSLYQLPHSQQVTVKPR, from the exons GGAGTAACAATggcggaattaataataataataatattaataatggtGTTGAAGCACACCCTTTTGCTTTTCATGTATCTGGTCCTCGAAATTTTTCTTCACCAACTTGGAGAGATATCCTTAAATCTAGCTG GAAAGACGGGAATTATAAAAGAACAGTCATGGCTTGTTTCATACAAGCGGCTTACTTACTCGAGCTGGATAGACAAGAAAACAGACCAGCAGAAACCGCATTAGCTCCCAAATGGTGGTTGCCATTCAAGTACAAACTAACTCAAACCTTGATTGACGAAAGAGATGGCTCGATATTTGGTGCGATTCTTGAATGGGACAGGTCAGCGGCTTTTGCTGACTACATCTTCTTAAGACCTAGTGGGGCCCCAAAAGCGGTTTTAGCTCTAAGAGGAACATTGCTCAAGAGTTGTACTATTCGAAGGGACCTAACCGATGATCTTCGTTTCCTGGCCTGGGAAAGCTTGAAGGGTTCAGTAAGATTCAAGATAGCTTTCGATGCATTGAAATCGTTGGCTGACAGGTATGGAAGCGGCAATGTTTGTATTGCGGGACATTCATTAGGAGCCGGGTTTGCCCTCCAAATCGGTAAAGGATTAGCTAAAGAAGGAATTTTTGTCGAGGCTCATTTATTCAACCCTCCTTCGGTTTCCCTAGCCATGAGTTTAAGAAATATCGGGGAAAAAGCTGGCGCTGTTTGGAAACGATTTAGGTCCATGCTCCCTTCAGGAACCGAGGTAGGAACTACCCCGCTGTTAGAAGACCCAAACAAGATGTCAGCACCAGGGTTAAACAAGTGGGTCCCGCACCTGTACGTGAATAACAGCGACTATGTTTGCTGCTATTATGCTGATCCAACCAGGAACGGGGGAGAAGTAGACAACAACACCAACAGCGGTGGTAAGGAGAATGTCGGTCCTGTCAGCGGCACGAACatcagtgcaaaactctttgtttTGTCCAAAGGAAATCAAAAGTTTCTTGATGCTCATAGACTAGATCAATGGTGGGCTGACGACCTCGAACTACAAACCGTTATAAATAACAGTAAGTTGATTAGCAAACAACTCAAGTCTTTGTATCAACTTCCGCATTCTCAACAAGTAACTGTGAAACCGAGGTAA